In the genome of Leucobacter luti, one region contains:
- the recQ gene encoding DNA helicase RecQ, with translation MGGEGTQTEADQWGASGGFDDVERWPGEAWGAPPPDAFPGSGGGSGLASGSGAGVAAGTEPGPVGAAVPPGMHSAAHSAFGTVQVVGQDPREVLAGVFGYDAFRGEQEEIVRHVINGGDAVVLMPTGGGKSICYQIPALVREGTGIVLSPLVALMHDQVAALALVGVRAAALNSSMSLEERREVEQAYRAGQLDVLYLAPERLSAPGTIDFLRQGRIALFAIDEAHCVSQWGHDFRPDYLRLGALAEYWPDVPRIALTATATPETHRELTERLHLEKAKHFVSSFDRPNIRYRIEAKQSVRAQLIAFIRGEHAGDAGIVYALSRKRVEQTAKALSEAGIDAVPYHAGLPAEVRLRAQTRFLREDGVVVVATVAFGMGIDKPDVRFVAHIDLPKSIEGYYQETGRAGRDGLPAQAWLAYGLADVVQQRQLIESGDGDAATRLNQTRHLNQMLSLCEGVTCRRQFLLNYFGQQGSATCGNCDVCVNPPKLWDATVPAQMLLSTVLRTQRERNRTFAAGQHIDVLRGTASDRVTQLRLDELTTWGIGAEWTVAQWRGVVRHLLATGVLEARGEWGVLAPAEAAKPVLRGEERVMMREEVVVRAATRGRGTRGAITSGSQRSAAAADLTPEQAAVFERLRAWRGEEAKRQGVPGYVVFGDATLAALAVHLPRTDEELLAISGIGAVKLERYGAAVLSKLGAE, from the coding sequence ATGGGCGGCGAGGGCACGCAGACCGAAGCCGATCAGTGGGGCGCGTCGGGAGGATTTGACGACGTCGAACGCTGGCCGGGTGAGGCATGGGGAGCCCCGCCGCCCGATGCTTTCCCCGGTTCCGGGGGTGGAAGCGGGCTCGCATCGGGATCTGGCGCCGGGGTGGCTGCGGGAACGGAGCCTGGGCCCGTGGGGGCTGCCGTACCTCCGGGCATGCACTCGGCAGCGCACTCAGCGTTCGGCACCGTGCAGGTGGTCGGCCAGGACCCGCGCGAGGTGCTCGCGGGAGTGTTCGGCTACGACGCATTCCGCGGCGAACAAGAGGAAATTGTTCGCCACGTCATCAACGGCGGGGATGCCGTCGTGCTCATGCCCACCGGTGGGGGCAAATCGATCTGCTATCAGATCCCCGCGCTCGTGCGCGAGGGCACCGGAATCGTCCTTTCGCCGCTCGTCGCCCTGATGCACGATCAGGTCGCTGCTCTCGCTCTCGTGGGCGTGCGCGCGGCCGCGCTGAACTCTTCGATGAGCTTGGAGGAGCGCCGGGAGGTCGAACAGGCGTACCGTGCAGGTCAGCTCGACGTGCTCTACCTCGCGCCAGAGCGACTCTCGGCTCCCGGCACGATCGATTTCCTGAGGCAGGGTCGGATCGCGCTGTTCGCGATCGACGAAGCGCACTGTGTGTCCCAGTGGGGCCACGACTTCCGCCCCGACTACCTCCGCCTCGGCGCGCTCGCGGAGTACTGGCCGGACGTGCCCCGGATCGCGCTCACTGCGACGGCAACGCCTGAGACACACCGCGAGCTCACCGAGCGGTTGCACCTCGAGAAGGCGAAACACTTTGTGTCGAGTTTCGACCGGCCCAATATTCGCTACCGGATCGAGGCGAAGCAGAGTGTCCGCGCGCAGCTCATTGCGTTCATCCGCGGTGAGCACGCGGGCGACGCCGGGATTGTGTACGCGTTGAGCCGCAAGCGCGTGGAGCAGACCGCGAAGGCGCTGAGCGAGGCTGGGATCGACGCGGTTCCGTACCACGCAGGGCTTCCCGCAGAGGTGCGGCTGCGCGCGCAGACTCGATTCCTTCGCGAAGACGGTGTTGTGGTGGTGGCCACGGTTGCCTTCGGGATGGGGATCGATAAGCCGGACGTGCGTTTTGTGGCGCATATCGACCTCCCGAAGTCGATCGAGGGGTACTACCAGGAGACCGGTCGCGCTGGCCGAGACGGATTGCCCGCTCAGGCTTGGCTCGCGTACGGCCTCGCTGACGTGGTGCAGCAGCGGCAGCTCATCGAGTCAGGAGATGGGGACGCCGCCACGCGGCTCAACCAGACCAGACACCTGAACCAGATGCTGTCCCTCTGCGAGGGCGTCACCTGCCGACGTCAATTTTTGCTGAACTATTTCGGCCAGCAGGGGAGCGCGACATGCGGCAACTGCGACGTGTGCGTGAATCCACCGAAGCTGTGGGACGCCACTGTCCCGGCGCAGATGCTGCTTTCGACGGTGCTGCGCACACAGCGTGAACGCAACCGCACCTTTGCGGCTGGGCAACACATCGACGTACTCCGCGGCACAGCTTCCGATCGGGTCACCCAATTGCGGCTCGACGAACTCACCACGTGGGGGATTGGTGCAGAGTGGACGGTGGCGCAGTGGCGCGGCGTCGTGCGTCATTTGCTCGCTACCGGAGTGTTGGAGGCGCGCGGCGAGTGGGGCGTCCTCGCCCCCGCTGAAGCTGCGAAACCCGTGCTCCGGGGCGAGGAACGGGTCATGATGCGCGAGGAAGTGGTCGTGCGGGCAGCCACACGCGGCCGCGGCACACGCGGTGCGATCACCTCCGGATCACAACGCTCAGCGGCAGCCGCAGACCTCACTCCCGAACAGGCAGCCGTATTCGAGCGGCTCCGTGCGTGGCGCGGCGAAGAGGCGAAGCGACAGGGCGTGCCCGGCTACGTGGTGTTCGGCGATGCCACTCTCGCGGCCCTCGCCGTGCACCTCCCGCGAACCGATGAAGAGCTGCTCGCGATCTCCGGGATCGGCGCGGTCAAGCTCGAGCGGTATGGCGCTGCGGTGCTGTCCAAGCTGGGGGCGGAGTAG
- a CDS encoding isoprenyl transferase gives MKPQPSTPRTGFLYRLYQRRLRREIDLTRVPQHIAVIVDGNRRWAKQRLQERAAFGHRAGAQKVPEFLGWCEEAGIHTVTLYLLSSDNLKARDRQELDDLLDIIAELATQLAHNPKWKVKHVGSCDGLSEGLAQALAAAEAATEHHTGLHINLAVGYGGRSEITAAVRSVIAEHQAAGGSIDTLDERLTPETIGEHLWTRGQADPDLVIRTSGEQRLSDFMIWQSAHSEFYFVEALYPDLREVDFLRALRDYSFRQRRLGG, from the coding sequence GTGAAGCCCCAGCCGTCGACGCCACGCACCGGTTTCCTGTACCGGCTGTACCAGCGGCGCCTGCGCAGGGAGATCGACCTCACTCGCGTCCCCCAGCACATCGCCGTCATCGTTGATGGCAACCGGCGCTGGGCAAAGCAGCGGCTGCAAGAGCGCGCAGCATTCGGACACCGCGCCGGCGCGCAGAAAGTACCGGAATTCCTGGGGTGGTGTGAGGAAGCCGGGATCCACACGGTCACGCTGTACCTGCTTTCCTCCGACAATCTGAAGGCGCGCGATCGCCAGGAGCTCGACGATCTGCTCGACATCATCGCCGAGCTCGCCACGCAGCTCGCACACAATCCGAAGTGGAAGGTGAAGCACGTCGGATCCTGCGACGGGCTCTCCGAGGGGCTCGCACAGGCGCTCGCCGCAGCTGAAGCAGCAACCGAGCATCACACCGGCCTCCACATCAACCTCGCCGTCGGCTACGGGGGTCGCAGCGAGATCACCGCGGCCGTGCGCAGTGTGATTGCCGAGCACCAGGCGGCCGGTGGGTCTATCGATACTCTCGACGAGCGGCTGACCCCGGAGACGATCGGGGAGCACCTCTGGACGCGCGGACAAGCAGATCCTGATCTCGTGATCCGCACCTCAGGCGAGCAGCGCCTCTCCGACTTCATGATCTGGCAGTCAGCGCACTCGGAGTTCTACTTCGTTGAAGCGCTGTACCCCGACCTCCGTGAGGTCGATTTCCTGCGCGCCCTGCGCGACTATTCATTCCGCCAGAGACGACTCGGAGGCTAG
- a CDS encoding DUF4307 domain-containing protein, with product MLDTAAAVDAESPSTQRLEDRYGTGRSRRFDRRFAWAAAGLLVIAGIAFLIFSGWQSANQVSVQDIGYTKQNDLVLDVKFEVTAPANTPVACAVEALNPAKATVGWKIVELPVTEKRTHVVTTRLVTTNPSTAATARACWVVEGS from the coding sequence GTGTTGGATACGGCCGCCGCCGTTGACGCGGAATCTCCGTCGACGCAGCGACTCGAGGATCGTTACGGGACCGGACGCAGTAGGCGCTTCGACCGCCGCTTCGCGTGGGCCGCCGCTGGCCTCCTTGTGATCGCGGGAATCGCGTTTCTCATTTTTTCTGGATGGCAGAGCGCCAACCAGGTGTCGGTGCAGGACATCGGGTACACGAAGCAGAACGACCTGGTTCTCGACGTGAAGTTCGAAGTCACGGCGCCCGCGAACACCCCGGTCGCGTGCGCGGTTGAGGCCCTCAACCCGGCAAAAGCCACGGTCGGCTGGAAGATCGTTGAACTGCCCGTGACCGAGAAGCGCACACATGTGGTCACCACCCGGCTCGTCACGACGAACCCTTCGACCGCCGCCACCGCGCGCGCCTGCTGGGTCGTCGAGGGCTCGTAG
- a CDS encoding aminotransferase class I/II-fold pyridoxal phosphate-dependent enzyme, with the protein MTRHDQPPLDQRAAPYAEALIAHRDRDGLRFMIPGHATGQAGGSDRLRDFLGARALELDIPQLVEGIDLGAGNAFDHARELAAAAWDARTTWFLTNGASQGNRMAMQALAAIGDRVLVQRSCHSSVYDGLVMSGATPEYLFPESDPDHKIAHGITAEAAEQALAEATAAGTPYAALVMVSPSYFGVVADVPAVAAACRRYGAALVVDGSWGAHFGFHAELPESPTRQGADIVLSSIHKLGGSLTQTAFLHLCETPHASVLEPALEAAYRLTESTSLNSLLLASLDIARSELATGQAAMGEALEAAALLRRLVTDASGLRLAEPDFLARPGAVAIDPLHVSIDVRGRGITGPALKTALSRAEEPAFVEIAAPTAIVALIGPRGTPDVAGLLAAIDRAAPPQAAGSSPAPAASAPLPAAPPPGAQLLTPREAYLAPSESVSASEAVGRISAAMLAAYPPGIPNAVPGELLTAELLAYLRDTAKLPGSYIRGAADHAVTQLRVVRR; encoded by the coding sequence GTGACGCGCCACGACCAGCCCCCGCTCGACCAGCGTGCGGCGCCCTACGCTGAGGCGCTCATCGCGCACCGCGACCGAGACGGACTTCGGTTCATGATCCCCGGCCACGCCACCGGGCAGGCTGGCGGATCGGATCGACTCCGCGACTTCCTCGGTGCCCGAGCGCTCGAACTTGATATTCCGCAACTCGTTGAGGGCATTGACCTCGGGGCGGGAAACGCCTTCGACCACGCACGGGAGCTGGCCGCGGCGGCCTGGGATGCCAGGACCACCTGGTTCCTCACGAACGGCGCGTCGCAGGGCAACAGGATGGCGATGCAGGCGCTTGCCGCGATCGGCGACCGCGTGCTCGTGCAGCGCAGTTGCCACTCCAGTGTCTACGACGGCCTCGTGATGTCGGGGGCGACCCCGGAGTACCTCTTCCCCGAGTCCGATCCGGATCACAAGATCGCGCACGGGATCACGGCGGAGGCTGCCGAACAGGCCCTTGCAGAAGCCACAGCGGCCGGCACCCCGTACGCTGCGCTCGTCATGGTGTCCCCCAGCTACTTCGGTGTCGTCGCTGATGTTCCCGCTGTTGCTGCGGCGTGCCGACGCTACGGGGCGGCACTCGTGGTCGATGGCTCGTGGGGTGCCCACTTCGGTTTCCATGCCGAGCTGCCTGAGTCTCCGACGCGGCAGGGCGCCGATATCGTGCTCTCGAGCATCCACAAACTCGGCGGCAGCCTGACCCAGACCGCATTCTTGCACCTCTGTGAGACCCCCCACGCGAGCGTGCTCGAACCGGCGCTCGAAGCCGCCTACCGGCTGACCGAGTCAACGAGCCTCAACTCGCTGCTCCTCGCCTCGCTCGACATCGCGCGCTCAGAGCTGGCGACCGGACAGGCCGCCATGGGCGAGGCACTCGAAGCGGCTGCCCTGCTGCGTCGTCTCGTGACAGATGCGTCTGGCCTCCGACTCGCGGAACCAGATTTTCTCGCCCGGCCCGGCGCTGTCGCGATTGACCCACTCCATGTTTCGATCGATGTGCGCGGCCGCGGCATCACCGGGCCGGCGCTCAAGACCGCGCTCTCGCGCGCAGAGGAGCCCGCCTTCGTCGAGATCGCGGCACCGACCGCGATTGTCGCGCTCATCGGCCCGCGCGGCACCCCCGACGTCGCAGGGTTGCTCGCGGCGATCGATCGCGCTGCGCCACCGCAGGCCGCTGGATCCAGCCCAGCGCCCGCCGCAAGCGCCCCGCTCCCCGCGGCACCCCCACCCGGCGCGCAGCTGCTGACGCCGCGCGAGGCCTATCTCGCGCCGAGCGAGTCGGTGAGTGCTTCAGAGGCTGTCGGCCGTATCTCAGCAGCGATGCTCGCCGCTTACCCGCCTGGCATCCCGAACGCCGTGCCAGGCGAGCTCCTGACCGCCGAGCTCCTCGCGTACTTGCGGGACACGGCGAAGTTGCCCGGCAGCTATATTCGAGGCGCAGCTGACCATGCGGTCACGCAGCTCCGCGTCGTGCGGCGCTGA
- the greA gene encoding transcription elongation factor GreA: MAEPTQTWLTQDAYDRLTGELEQLTGAGRKDIASRIEAAREEGDLKENGGYHAAKDEQGKMEARIRDLESLLKHAVVGEVPQASGVVEIGTVITADIFGDEERFLLGNRELADGSDLDVYSAESPLGTAILGRKVGEEVSYSAPNGTEIAVKILAVDTYAA, translated from the coding sequence ATGGCCGAGCCCACGCAGACCTGGCTCACGCAGGACGCATACGACCGACTCACTGGCGAGTTGGAACAGCTGACCGGCGCTGGCCGCAAAGATATCGCGTCTCGCATCGAGGCCGCCCGCGAGGAGGGCGACCTGAAGGAGAACGGTGGCTACCACGCCGCCAAAGATGAGCAGGGCAAGATGGAGGCGCGAATTCGCGATCTCGAATCGTTGCTGAAGCACGCTGTTGTCGGCGAAGTTCCCCAGGCAAGTGGCGTGGTGGAGATCGGCACCGTCATCACCGCGGACATCTTTGGTGACGAAGAGCGATTCCTGCTCGGCAACCGCGAGCTCGCCGATGGCTCTGATCTTGACGTGTACAGCGCAGAGAGCCCTCTGGGTACTGCAATTCTTGGCCGCAAGGTGGGCGAAGAGGTCAGCTACTCCGCTCCCAACGGCACCGAGATCGCAGTCAAGATCCTCGCCGTCGACACCTACGCGGCGTAG
- the mca gene encoding mycothiol conjugate amidase Mca, translating to MTLRLIAVHAHPDDESSKGAATYAHYLDLGVEVLIVSCTGGERGDVLNELVARDPKSRRDLAGLRRDEMARAQDIVGFEHRWLGYEDSGLPDEGEALPAGSFAHIPAEVSAEALVRTVREFKPHVMITYNEQGGYPHPDHIRCHEISKIAWDRSGDPAAFPEAGEPWAIGKLYYEEIFNGERINTVYQWLVDHEPTSPLVGQFQELRERMGGRGNRSTARIDVGRFFERRDEALRAHASQVPPDSPFFFWPNEVQRQAWPFEDYRLAASRVATSEFEADLFQGIAEEDV from the coding sequence ATGACGCTCAGGCTCATCGCGGTGCACGCGCATCCCGACGACGAATCAAGCAAGGGTGCTGCCACGTACGCCCACTATCTCGACCTCGGCGTCGAGGTGCTCATTGTGAGCTGCACCGGCGGCGAGCGCGGTGACGTGCTCAACGAACTCGTCGCGCGGGATCCGAAGAGTCGCCGAGATCTCGCAGGCTTGCGCCGCGACGAGATGGCGCGTGCCCAAGACATCGTCGGTTTTGAACACCGCTGGTTGGGATATGAGGATTCAGGGCTGCCTGATGAGGGCGAGGCGCTGCCAGCCGGATCCTTCGCTCACATCCCAGCCGAGGTGTCGGCAGAGGCGCTCGTGCGCACGGTGCGTGAGTTCAAACCGCACGTGATGATCACGTACAACGAGCAGGGTGGGTACCCGCACCCGGATCACATTCGGTGCCACGAGATCAGCAAGATCGCGTGGGATCGCTCGGGTGATCCAGCGGCGTTCCCCGAGGCAGGCGAGCCGTGGGCGATCGGCAAGCTCTACTACGAAGAGATCTTCAACGGCGAGCGGATCAACACGGTGTACCAGTGGCTCGTCGATCACGAGCCGACATCCCCGCTCGTTGGCCAGTTTCAGGAGCTGCGCGAGCGGATGGGTGGCCGCGGCAATCGCAGCACCGCCCGGATCGACGTGGGTCGGTTCTTTGAGCGTCGCGACGAGGCGCTCCGGGCACACGCGAGCCAGGTGCCGCCCGACAGCCCATTTTTCTTCTGGCCGAACGAAGTGCAGCGGCAAGCATGGCCGTTTGAGGACTATCGGCTCGCGGCTTCGCGGGTCGCCACGAGTGAGTTTGAAGCCGATCTGTTTCAGGGGATCGCAGAGGAGGACGTATGA
- a CDS encoding nucleoside phosphorylase codes for MLRTRVSDLADRALVVGDPGRAARVAELLDDARQLTANREYHVYSGQYRGVPVTVASHGVGAAGAAVCFEELARGGVSRIIRSGTAGGIQPEVVDGAIVVATGAVRADGISHQLVPTEFPAIATPELTIALRAAAAETGLKTHTGIVLTGDMFYPSDVITGIDHAMWQRAGIVAVEMEAAALFVIAALHGIESGAVFAIDGNPLNAADEAMDGYDPYREIVTQAVDGALKCALDVLVS; via the coding sequence CTGCTGCGCACCCGCGTCTCGGATCTCGCTGACCGCGCCCTCGTGGTCGGCGATCCAGGCCGCGCTGCCCGCGTTGCTGAACTGCTTGATGATGCGCGCCAGCTGACCGCAAACCGCGAGTACCACGTCTACTCCGGGCAGTACCGCGGCGTGCCCGTCACCGTCGCATCACACGGCGTCGGAGCCGCTGGCGCGGCAGTGTGTTTCGAGGAGCTCGCGCGCGGTGGGGTGTCCCGCATCATCCGCTCGGGCACCGCGGGCGGCATCCAGCCGGAAGTGGTGGACGGCGCGATCGTGGTCGCGACGGGCGCCGTGCGCGCTGACGGCATCAGCCACCAGCTCGTGCCGACCGAGTTCCCCGCGATTGCGACGCCGGAGCTGACGATTGCGCTGCGCGCCGCCGCCGCTGAGACCGGGTTGAAGACGCACACCGGCATCGTGCTGACCGGCGACATGTTCTACCCGAGCGATGTCATCACCGGTATTGACCACGCAATGTGGCAGCGCGCAGGGATTGTCGCGGTCGAGATGGAGGCCGCTGCGCTGTTCGTGATTGCTGCGCTGCACGGAATCGAATCTGGCGCCGTATTCGCGATCGACGGCAACCCGCTGAACGCGGCCGACGAAGCAATGGACGGCTACGACCCCTATCGCGAGATCGTGACCCAGGCTGTCGACGGCGCTCTGAAGTGTGCCCTCGACGTGCTCGTCTCCTAG
- a CDS encoding SDR family NAD(P)-dependent oxidoreductase encodes MVTRQDPALPDLTGQRVLVTGASGGVGGGIARRCAAAGARLALHYRGSPEPVFELVEELRDRGVTAVAVRADLALPDAAAGLIADAVAALGGLDGLVNNAGIQPLTPLADTSREEWDEVLGTNLGAVFELSRAAAAAMVQEDTPGDRSARNRWITHIASIEASRPAPAHAHYAVAKAGLVMHARAAALELGPAGIRVNTVSPGLVDRPGLAEAWPEGVASWLAHAPLGRLATAEDIGNACVLLGSDGAAFITGQDLAVDGGMLATPGW; translated from the coding sequence ATGGTGACGCGACAGGATCCCGCTCTCCCGGACCTCACCGGACAGCGCGTGCTCGTGACGGGTGCCTCAGGCGGCGTCGGCGGGGGCATCGCGCGGCGCTGTGCAGCCGCCGGTGCGCGGTTGGCGCTGCACTACCGAGGTTCGCCGGAACCCGTGTTCGAATTGGTTGAGGAGCTTCGGGATCGCGGGGTGACCGCGGTTGCGGTCCGTGCCGACCTCGCGCTCCCCGATGCAGCAGCTGGTCTGATTGCTGACGCGGTTGCCGCCCTGGGCGGACTTGATGGGCTCGTCAACAATGCAGGAATCCAGCCGCTCACGCCGCTCGCCGACACGTCACGCGAAGAGTGGGATGAGGTGCTCGGCACGAATCTCGGCGCCGTGTTCGAACTCTCACGTGCGGCGGCTGCGGCGATGGTGCAGGAAGACACTCCGGGCGACCGCTCCGCACGCAACCGCTGGATCACGCACATCGCCTCCATCGAAGCCAGTCGTCCGGCGCCCGCGCACGCGCACTATGCGGTCGCGAAGGCCGGTCTCGTCATGCACGCGCGCGCCGCGGCGCTCGAACTCGGCCCCGCCGGAATCCGCGTGAATACCGTATCGCCTGGCCTCGTTGATCGCCCTGGCCTTGCCGAGGCGTGGCCGGAGGGCGTGGCGAGCTGGCTCGCGCACGCACCGCTCGGCCGGCTCGCGACCGCAGAGGACATCGGCAACGCTTGCGTGCTCCTGGGATCTGACGGCGCCGCATTCATCACAGGGCAGGATCTCGCCGTTGACGGCGGCATGCTCGCCACACCCGGCTGGTAG
- a CDS encoding amidohydrolase, whose protein sequence is MTENVTVLRAEAMLTPTGAVAPAELEIDATGRISYAGTPRAAADRPAGARVRELVGQVLMPGLVNGHTHSAMTLLRAVSDDEGFMPWLAAVQALEQHLTHDDVVAGLQLALVEMIETGTTSFADMYHWDAELIEVVRAAGMRAMIAPASFSAEIVGFPGVSPANGAAVTALTEQLAEQYAADPQIRIAFGPHAPYTSPPEFLSDITERAVARGIPIHTHISESAAEVAQIQERYGATPAAHLDRIGLFAADVLAAHCVHLTPSEIELFARAGAAISHNPVSNLKLGNGIAPLPAWQAAGIRLTLGTDSVASNNTLDLFEEIKTATILHRGAHQDAAIVRASDVLDIATRRGAEAIGFSETGALEAGMQADVIALDITGSAATPFDPAALVSHLGFAATGADVRHVFIGGRHVYADGAHLTLDAPAVRRALRPSGCASRRWLPRQRSRHAPSYVPTSEPLRKAPSWHPSDFPLIPNSRCCAPASRISLTAPSWSAIQAALPALLNCLMMRAS, encoded by the coding sequence ATGACCGAGAACGTCACGGTGCTGCGCGCCGAGGCCATGCTGACGCCGACAGGAGCGGTGGCTCCAGCTGAGCTGGAAATCGACGCGACAGGACGGATCAGCTACGCCGGAACCCCGCGTGCCGCCGCAGATCGACCAGCCGGCGCAAGGGTGCGCGAGCTCGTCGGCCAAGTGTTGATGCCGGGGCTCGTGAATGGCCACACGCACTCAGCGATGACGCTGCTGCGAGCGGTGTCGGATGACGAGGGCTTCATGCCGTGGCTCGCAGCGGTGCAGGCGCTCGAACAGCACCTCACCCACGACGACGTGGTGGCCGGATTGCAGCTCGCACTCGTCGAGATGATCGAAACCGGGACGACGTCGTTCGCAGATATGTACCACTGGGATGCTGAACTGATCGAGGTGGTGCGTGCCGCTGGCATGCGCGCAATGATCGCGCCAGCGTCGTTCTCAGCGGAGATCGTCGGGTTCCCCGGCGTCTCTCCTGCGAATGGGGCAGCGGTCACGGCACTCACCGAGCAGCTTGCGGAGCAGTACGCCGCGGATCCGCAGATCCGGATCGCGTTTGGCCCGCACGCCCCGTACACCTCCCCACCCGAGTTCCTGAGTGACATCACCGAGCGCGCTGTGGCGCGAGGAATCCCGATCCACACGCATATCTCGGAGTCCGCCGCCGAGGTCGCCCAGATCCAGGAGCGCTACGGTGCGACTCCCGCCGCGCATCTGGACCGTATTGGACTCTTCGCCGCGGACGTGCTCGCTGCGCACTGCGTGCACCTGACACCGAGTGAGATCGAACTCTTCGCGCGTGCCGGTGCCGCGATCAGCCACAACCCGGTCTCGAATCTGAAGCTCGGGAACGGTATCGCGCCGCTTCCCGCGTGGCAGGCCGCCGGGATCAGACTGACGCTCGGCACCGACTCAGTCGCCAGCAACAACACCCTCGATTTGTTCGAGGAGATCAAGACGGCCACGATCCTGCACCGCGGCGCCCACCAGGATGCTGCGATTGTGCGCGCGTCTGACGTGCTCGACATCGCGACCCGGCGTGGTGCCGAGGCGATTGGATTCTCTGAGACTGGGGCGCTCGAAGCAGGTATGCAGGCCGATGTGATCGCGCTCGACATCACCGGATCTGCTGCGACGCCATTCGATCCGGCAGCGCTGGTGTCCCACCTCGGCTTCGCCGCGACCGGTGCGGATGTGCGCCACGTCTTTATCGGCGGACGCCACGTGTACGCCGACGGTGCGCATCTGACACTTGACGCCCCTGCGGTCCGGCGCGCGCTGCGGCCGTCCGGATGCGCCTCGCGGCGCTGGCTGCCACGCCAGCGTAGCCGCCACGCACCCTCGTACGTTCCCACTTCCGAACCACTCCGAAAGGCCCCATCATGGCACCCGTCCGACTTCCCGCTGATTCCGAACTCCCGCTGCTGCGCACCCGCGTCTCGGATCTCGCTGACCGCGCCCTCGTGGTCGGCGATCCAGGCCGCGCTGCCCGCGTTGCTGAACTGCTTGATGATGCGCGCCAGCTGA
- a CDS encoding hemolysin III family protein — MTSSGGNGLLPDSEPDPIALPLLAAADEKPRWRGWIHAGTFPIAVVGGIVLIALAQGPVAKWASAVFMLTSLLLFGISALYHRIDWSPRTKQLFRRLDHANIFLLIAGTYTPLALLALPPEKGILLLTLVWAGALLGIGFRVFWIGAPRWLYVPLYVLLGWAAMMYIVDIAHANLAAMVLVVVGGLLYTLGAVVYGMKRPNPIPGVFGFHEIFHALTTIAFLCHWTAALLVALDPVYLR, encoded by the coding sequence ATGACCTCCTCCGGCGGCAACGGCCTGCTCCCCGATAGTGAGCCGGATCCGATCGCACTGCCGTTGCTCGCAGCGGCAGACGAGAAGCCTCGGTGGCGCGGGTGGATCCACGCTGGCACATTCCCTATCGCGGTGGTGGGTGGGATCGTGTTGATCGCGCTCGCGCAGGGTCCGGTCGCGAAGTGGGCGTCGGCCGTGTTCATGCTGACGAGCCTGCTGCTTTTCGGCATTTCAGCGCTCTACCACCGCATTGACTGGAGCCCGCGCACGAAACAGCTGTTCCGCCGTCTCGACCACGCGAACATCTTCCTCCTCATCGCCGGCACCTACACGCCGCTCGCTCTCCTCGCGCTCCCACCTGAGAAGGGGATCCTCTTGCTCACACTGGTGTGGGCTGGAGCACTGCTCGGAATCGGGTTCCGCGTGTTCTGGATCGGCGCCCCGCGCTGGCTCTACGTGCCGCTCTATGTCTTGCTCGGCTGGGCGGCGATGATGTACATCGTCGATATCGCGCACGCGAACCTCGCGGCCATGGTCCTCGTTGTCGTGGGCGGGCTGCTGTATACCCTCGGCGCAGTGGTGTACGGCATGAAACGACCGAACCCGATTCCTGGAGTCTTCGGGTTCCACGAGATCTTCCACGCGCTCACGACGATCGCGTTCCTGTGCCACTGGACCGCTGCGCTCCTTGTCGCGCTCGATCCGGTCTATCTCCGGTAG